One region of Drosophila teissieri strain GT53w chromosome 2L, Prin_Dtei_1.1, whole genome shotgun sequence genomic DNA includes:
- the LOC122616672 gene encoding uncharacterized protein LOC122616672 produces the protein MDTKLVVITFLIIYVVAQTKADCRSKPIVDGKCDQRIEGYTFVAAESRCKRFKTRGCTVGGNYYRTLDECRVKCNLFWEDNFGGSRYWQRSEIDDSWTNDSEESEVETIPNRGSKKRDYGELFDYYPFVEPPISVKQFMGIAPIPYAAQ, from the exons ATGGACACGAAGTTAGTGGTCATAACTTTCCTTATAATCTACGTAGTTGCCCAAACGAAGG CCGACTGTCGTTCTAAGCCAATTGTGGATGGGAAATGCGACCAGAGAATCGAAGGATATACTTTTGTAGCCGCAGAAAGCCGATGCAAAAGGTTTAAGACAAGAGGTTGCACAGTGGGCGGAAACTATTATCGTACCCTGGATGAGTGTAGGGTGAAATGCAACCTATTTTGGGAAGACAATTTTGGTGGTAGCAGATATTGGCAACGAAGTGAAATCGATGACTCCTGGACGAACGATTCGGAAGAAAGCGAAGTGGAAACCATCCCGAATAGAGGGTCGAAAAAACGAGATTATGGAGAATTATTCGATTATTATCCATTCGTTGAGCCCCCTATATCAGTAAAACAGTTTATGGGTATTGCTCCAATTCCTTATGCTGCACAGTGA
- the LOC122616693 gene encoding kunitz-type serine protease inhibitor homolog beta-bungarotoxin BF B2 chain, giving the protein MKLLPWFLLICVLSELCLGEKEPICRSEPNVAGDCKQQIKGYTYEVRTNRCKKFRVKACKVTGNIFRSKDACNAKCKDSRKPEENGLFGFWSQVWSQFLQMFSCFMNSARF; this is encoded by the exons ATGAAGCTACTCCCTTGGTTTCTACTAATATGTGTCTTAAGTGAACTTTGCCTTGGGGAAAAAGAAC CCATATGTAGATCTGAGCCGAATGTTGCCGGCGATTGCAAACAGCAAATTAAAGGGTATACCTATGAAGTCCGAACGAATAGGTGCAAGAAGTTCAGGGTGAAGGCCTGCAAGGTAACTGGAAACATTTTCCGCAGCAAGGATGCGTGCAATGCGAAGTGCAAGGACTCCAGGAAACCTGAAGAAAACGGATTGTTTGGATTCTGGAGTCAAGTCTGGTCGCAGTTTCTGCAGATGTTTTCATGCTTTATGAATTCCGCTAGATTTTGA
- the LOC122616702 gene encoding uncharacterized protein LOC122616702, with protein sequence MKVVALLSLMFIASCVAQKKTDLQCYMDPLPEGFCGEPFIGYTYSSVRARCVIHETQGCSISGNFFTDKAKCEAKCKPPLTFSASPFSYLAETAFNEASKYVKQLLSQVL encoded by the exons ATGAAGGTTGTGGCACTGCTATCCTTGATGTTCATCGCAAGTTGCGTTGCCCAAAAAAAGACGGATC TCCAATGCTACATGGATCCCCTGCCAGAGGGATTTTGTGGCGAGCCCTTTATAGGGTATACCTATTCGAGTGTGAGAGCCCGTTGCGTAATCCATGAAACCCAAGGTTGCTCGATTTCGGGAAATTTCTTCACCGATAAGGCCAAATGTGAGGCCAAATGCAAACCTCCGCTCACTTTTAGCGCCAGTCCATTCAGTTACTTGGCCGAAACGGCTTTCAACGAGGCCAGCAAATATGTGAAACAATTGTTAAGTCAAGTTCTGTAA
- the LOC122616682 gene encoding U-actitoxin-Avd3k gives MQYFVIFFAIFSLVALVHGRNDPKCKKDPFAVGKCQQIITGYTFTPEKNRCSSYSAEGCRVTGNFFKTRQQCEKKCGDDFSQNYFPLQNYGDIDEFQSNLMYLHLLREFSEE, from the exons CCATATTCTCTTTGGTTGCACTTGTTCACGGCCGAAATGATC CAAAGTGCAAGAAGGATCCTTTTGCAGTCGGAAAATGTCAGCAGATTATTACAGGCTATACATTTACCCCGGAAAAAAACAGGTGTTCGAGTTATTCCGCTGAAGGCTGTCGAGTTACTGGTAACTTTTTTAAGACACGACAGCAATGCGAGAAAAAATGTGGAGACGATTTTTCGCAGAATTATTTTCCCTTGCAAAATTACGGAGACATCGACGAGTTTCAAAGTAACCTGatgtatttacatttactaAGGGAATTTTCTGAAGaataa